A single window of Bordetella genomosp. 11 DNA harbors:
- a CDS encoding VOC family protein codes for MVAKNTVCLWYDGTALEAAQFYARTFPDSEVRAVHHAPGDYPSGKQGNVLTVEFTVAGIPCLGLNGGPMFKHTEAFSFQIATDDQAETDRLWNAIVENGGQESACGWCKDKWGVSWQITPRALTAAVTDPDPAAAKRAFDAMMQMRKIDIAKIEAARRG; via the coding sequence CTGTCTTTGGTACGACGGCACCGCACTGGAAGCCGCGCAGTTCTACGCGCGCACGTTCCCGGATAGCGAAGTCCGCGCCGTCCATCACGCCCCCGGCGATTATCCTTCCGGCAAGCAGGGCAACGTCCTGACGGTGGAGTTCACCGTGGCGGGCATTCCCTGCCTGGGCTTGAACGGCGGCCCCATGTTCAAGCACACCGAGGCGTTCTCGTTCCAGATCGCGACCGATGACCAGGCCGAAACCGACCGGCTGTGGAACGCGATCGTCGAAAACGGCGGCCAGGAAAGCGCGTGCGGTTGGTGCAAGGACAAATGGGGCGTGTCGTGGCAGATCACGCCGCGCGCCCTTACCGCAGCGGTCACCGATCCCGACCCCGCCGCGGCCAAGCGCGCTTTCGACGCCATGATGCAGATGCGGAAAATCGACATCGCGAAGATCGAAGCGGCACGGCGGGGTTGA
- a CDS encoding LysR family transcriptional regulator: protein MIDWRLATQEPDMATTQLELDSLRAFLAIADQGSFTAAAGSVGRTQSAVSLKIRKLEEALGKPLFLRNAHRTTLTPAGELLLGHARRLVRDSDAAIAHLRAAEAAGAIRLGIGELFVPDHLPRVLTRFRRTHPKVRLEVQVGLSADLLKEMRAGALDLVVANREGDDDTAGRVLWTEPLRWVAAQDFEWSEDGPVQLVALPAQCTYRRMAIDALAGIGRTSEVVYACTSLLGVESAIAAGAGVAILGQSSLRRNPGLRDIGQNLPLLPDCRIAIFGEAGADHDAAHALIRFIEDSLTSESSLFRA from the coding sequence ATGATAGACTGGCGCCTCGCAACGCAGGAGCCCGACATGGCAACGACTCAGCTGGAACTCGACAGTCTTCGGGCTTTCCTCGCCATAGCGGACCAGGGCAGCTTCACCGCGGCGGCGGGCAGCGTCGGCCGCACCCAGTCGGCCGTCAGCCTGAAGATACGCAAGCTCGAAGAAGCGCTCGGCAAGCCTCTGTTTCTGCGCAACGCCCATCGTACGACGCTGACCCCGGCTGGCGAGTTGCTGCTTGGCCATGCCCGCCGGCTCGTACGCGATAGCGATGCGGCGATCGCCCACTTGCGCGCTGCCGAGGCGGCGGGCGCCATCCGCCTGGGCATCGGCGAGCTCTTCGTGCCCGACCATCTGCCGCGCGTACTGACCCGTTTCCGCCGGACGCATCCCAAAGTCCGTCTCGAAGTGCAGGTCGGGCTGTCGGCCGATCTCCTGAAAGAGATGCGCGCGGGCGCGCTCGATCTGGTGGTCGCGAACCGCGAGGGCGACGACGATACGGCCGGGAGGGTGCTATGGACCGAACCCTTGAGGTGGGTGGCGGCGCAGGATTTCGAATGGAGCGAGGACGGCCCGGTGCAGCTCGTGGCATTGCCGGCGCAATGCACGTATCGGCGTATGGCCATCGACGCGCTCGCGGGCATCGGACGGACCAGCGAGGTGGTTTATGCCTGTACCAGTCTATTGGGCGTCGAGTCAGCCATTGCCGCCGGTGCCGGCGTGGCCATTCTTGGACAGTCTTCGCTGCGCCGCAATCCCGGCCTGCGGGACATAGGGCAGAACCTGCCCCTTCTTCCGGATTGCCGGATCGCGATATTCGGCGAAGCCGGCGCCGACCACGACGCCGCGCACGCGCTGATTCGCTTCATCGAAGACAGCCTGACGTCCGAATCGTCGCTGTTCAGGGCGTAG
- a CDS encoding methyltransferase domain-containing protein — MVTEQDEHSKYLGQFIPLQYHHVMLMDANRMKNFKAAIDHVVRPGAKVLELGGGTGVLSWFAAAKADKVWCVEFNRELVTEANRFLDMNPNGDKVEVVHADAFDYLPPEPVDVMICEMVHVAMLREKQVEMMESFKRRYRERFGPDLPILVPTAVVMAVQPLQKAYDFEGFQAPIIQVEELSGNEPGTFELGAPAVYSVLDFTLDNTLDIAWEGTVAIERSGMVTSLRFITKNILAMVMERGSTIDWLNRYMSFPLRTPVRVEAGDTLRIRFQYRAGDFISVLMDALQVEVVR; from the coding sequence ATGGTCACCGAGCAAGACGAGCATAGCAAGTACCTGGGCCAGTTCATTCCCCTTCAATACCATCACGTCATGCTGATGGATGCGAACCGGATGAAAAACTTCAAGGCCGCCATCGACCATGTCGTCAGGCCGGGCGCGAAGGTACTGGAATTGGGCGGGGGCACCGGCGTTCTCTCCTGGTTCGCCGCTGCCAAGGCGGACAAGGTATGGTGCGTGGAGTTCAACCGCGAGCTGGTGACCGAGGCGAACCGCTTCCTGGACATGAATCCGAACGGCGATAAGGTCGAAGTCGTCCATGCCGATGCATTCGACTACCTGCCACCGGAGCCTGTCGATGTCATGATCTGCGAGATGGTGCACGTCGCCATGCTCAGGGAAAAGCAGGTCGAGATGATGGAATCGTTCAAGCGGCGCTACCGCGAGCGCTTCGGACCGGACCTGCCGATCCTGGTGCCGACCGCGGTGGTGATGGCCGTGCAGCCCTTGCAAAAGGCCTATGATTTCGAGGGTTTCCAGGCACCCATCATCCAGGTGGAGGAGCTGTCGGGAAATGAACCGGGTACCTTCGAATTGGGTGCTCCCGCGGTCTATAGCGTGCTCGATTTCACGCTGGACAATACCCTGGACATCGCCTGGGAGGGCACGGTGGCGATCGAGCGGAGCGGTATGGTCACTTCGCTGCGCTTTATCACCAAAAACATACTCGCGATGGTGATGGAGCGTGGATCGACGATCGATTGGCTCAACCGCTACATGTCATTTCCGCTGCGGACGCCGGTACGCGTCGAAGCCGGCGATACGCTGCGGATCCGCTTCCAATACCGTGCCGGTGACTTTATTTCGGTCCTGATGGACGCGCTGCAGGTAGAGGTGGTCCGCTAG